The Microcebus murinus isolate Inina chromosome 4, M.murinus_Inina_mat1.0, whole genome shotgun sequence genome has a segment encoding these proteins:
- the APOA1 gene encoding apolipoprotein A-I — MKAVVLTLAVLFLTGSQARHFWQQDEPQSPWDQVKDLATVYVDTIKDTGRDYVAQFEASALGKQLDLKLLNNWDGLSSSVTSSISKLREHLGPVTQEFWDNLEKQTEGLRREMNNDLEEVKKKVQPYLDDFQKKWQDDLERYRQKVEPLGKDLRDGAHKKLKELHEQLSPLGEEMRDKARAHVDALRTQLAPYSDALRQRLAARLEALKEGGSASLADYQAKATEHLKALSTLGEAAKPALEDLGQGLMPVLESLKVTFLSAIDEAAKKLNTQ, encoded by the exons ATGAAAGCTGTGGTGCTGACCTTGGCTGTGCTCTTCCTCACGG GGAGCCAGGCTCGGCATTTCTGGCAGCAAGATGAGCCCCAGTCCCCCTGGGATCAAGTGAAGGATTTGGCCACCGTGTACGTGGACACAATCAAAGACACCGGCAGAGACTATGTGGCCCAGTTTGAAGCCTCCGCCTTGGGAAAACAGCTAGA cctgaAACTCCTGAACAACTGGGACGGCCTGTCCTCCTCCGTCACCTCCTCCATCAGCAAGCTCCGAGAACACCTGGGCCCGGTGACCCAGGAATTCTGGGATAACCTGGAGAAGCAGACAGaggggctgaggcgggagatGAACAACGATCTGGAGGAGGTGAAGAAGAAGGTGCAGCCCTACCTGGACGACTTCCAGAAGAAGTGGCAGGACGACTTGGAGCGCTACCGCCAGAAGGTGGAGCCGCTGGGCAAGGACCTGCGCGACGGAGCGCACAAGAAGCTGAAGGAGCTGCACGAGCAGCTGAGCCCGCTGGGCGAGGAGATGCGCGACAAAGCGCGCGCCCACGTGGACGCGCTGCGCACGCAGCTGGCGCCCTACAGCGACGCCCTGCGCCAGCGCCTGGCCGCGCGCCTCGAGGCGCTCAAGGAGGGCGGCAGCGCCAGCCTGGCCGATTACCAAGCCAAGGCCACCGAGCACCTGAAGGCGCTGAGCACGCTGGGCGAGGCGGCCAAGCCCGCTCTCGAGGACCTGGGCCAGGGCCTGATGCCCGTGCTGGAGAGCTTAAAGGTCACCTTCCTGAGCGCCATCGACGAGGCCGCCAAGAAGCTGAACACCCAGTGA